A genomic window from Elaeis guineensis isolate ETL-2024a chromosome 3, EG11, whole genome shotgun sequence includes:
- the LOC105041496 gene encoding uncharacterized protein, with protein sequence MPVSHAVTESEGTGIGGRENIADESQKTKSEAIKKESQVNNDVNEPSTEEQNSADETLLLLVRDEDQKLELEAATVEVSGAQQKLKDPLDEKQAVNESTTKASSTLQDNNDSMGLTEEGQEEEVTDAEVLKEECQAPQNQPEYRSVSHAVIETEGSEIGSGESVADKCTQNTSETIENESQANNDSKELSPEAKDSPDENILLLVKDEDPKPELDAVATGIFSTQEKLHLDEKQAVNESATEDASIMQVEPDSIGITTETQKEEAANAEVVKEDCQVLQNQPEGTLVSHSETELESSETGQGQEGMMQPQLSSSEKSGDITVVIEKQQNDEQIIDELQSEVKQLEAINSRLWFEAAEVSGRLGDAQMNLDRLKKILKDKDVAQECMSSAVVAHALKNQTATKDAEDQTLDTPSEIKAKEAESSILACKKMNAEIKYLVETINRQKQEIDSLSKNNDELLKRHDGENAKNEKIEEMLKNHKERMIEDQKVLYEANCDKHKVVKLMEEQRSVMKCVAESNMASLSDALQTLETVFEEHCKAIQRQLSNCTEGIQMVLSLLRGNKSTTDENDRLIIKFLSTYIVNVVLHDTNRKIKERLEEDERLLEKHSQSQHKLERLKNKVVAREKELAARGEKMDEDINQLNNAVNYYRERFDQLYNNYYGREGRSAYDLC encoded by the coding sequence ATGCCAGTCTCACATGCTGTAACTGAATCAGAGGGCACTGGGATTGGAGGAAGGGAAAATATAGCAGATGAGTCCCAAAAAACCAAGTCAGAAGCTATTAAGAAGGAAAGCCAAGTGAATAATGATGTAAACGAGCCATCAACAGAAGAACAAAATTCAGCAGATGAGACCTTGCTGTTGCTGGTTAGGGATGAAGACCAGAAACTGGAACTAGAAGCTGCAACAGTGGAGGTGTCCGGTGCACAACAGAAGCTGAAAGATCCACTGGATGAGAAGCAAGCTGTAAATGAGAGCACCACTAAAGCTTCTTCCACATTGCAGGATAACAATGATTCTATGGGTCTCACAGAAGAAGGTCAGGAAGAGGAAGTAACTGATGCTGAAGTTCTCAAAGAAGAATGCCAAGCTCCTCAGAATCAGCCAGAGTATAGGTCAGTCTCACATGCTGTAATTGAGACAGAAGGTTCTGAGATTGGAAGTGGGGAAAGCGTAGCAGACAAATGCACACAGAATACATCAGAAACTATCGAGAATGAAAGCCAAGCAAATAATGATTCAAAGGAGCTGTCGCCAGAAGCAAAAGATTCACCAGATGAGAACATCCTGTTGCTGGTTAAAGATGAAGATCCGAAACCGGAACTAGATGCTGTAGCAACAGGGATATTCAGTACACAAGAGAAGCTGCATCTGGATGAGAAGCAGGCTGTGAATGAGAGTGCTACCGAAGATGCTTCCATAATGCAGGTTGAACCTGATAGCATAGGTATCACCACAGAGACCCagaaagaggaagcagcaaaTGCTGAGGTGGTGAAAGAAGACTGCCAAGTTCTTCAGAATCAGCCTGAGGGCACACTAGTCTCACATAGTGAGACTGAATTGGAGAGTTCTGAGACTGGACAAGGCCAAGAAGGAATGATGCAACCTCAGTTATCCTCCTCAGAAAAGTCTGGAGATATTACAGTTGTGATTGAGAAGCAACAGAATGATGAGCAGATCATTGATGAACTGCAAAGTGAGGTGAAGCAGCTTGAGGCTATTAATTCTCGGTTGTGGTTTGAAGCTGCTGAAGTTTCAGGGAGACTTGGAGATGCACAAATGAATTTGGACAGACTGAAAAAGATACTGAAAGATAAGGACGTTGCACAAGAATGCATGTCTTCAGCAGTCGTTGCACATGCTTTGAAAAATCAAACTGCCACAAAAGATGCAGAGGATCAAACTTTGGATACGCCCAGTGAAATAAAAGCAAAAGAGGCTGAGAGCTCCATCCTCGCCTGCAAGAAAATGAATGCTGAAATAAAGTATTTAGTGGAAACAATCAACAGGCAGAAGCAAGAAATTGACTCTTTATCTAAGAACAATGATGAATTGCTTAAACGGCATGACGGTGAAAATGCCAAGAATGAAAAGATAGAAGAAATGTTGAAGAATCACAAAGAGAGGATGATTGAGGATCAAAAGGTACTCTATGAAGCAAATTGTGATAAGCACAAGGTTGTGAAGTTAATGGAAGAGCAGCGAAGCGTGATGAAATGTGTGGCTGAGTCCAACATGGCTTCTCTAAGTGATGCACTTCAGACGCTGGAAACTGTCTTCGAGGAACATTGCAAGGCTATCCAGAGGCAACTATCTAACTGCACCGAAGGGATTCAAATGGTACTGTCACTGCTTCGTGGGAATAAAAGTACCACAGATGAGAATGATAGGTTGATAATTAAGTTTTTGTCCACATATATAGTAAATGTGGTCTTGCACGACACGAATCGCAAAATAAAAGAGAGGCTGGAAGAAGATGAAAGACTGTTAGAGAAGCATTCGCAATCTCAGCATAAATTGGAGAGACTGAAGAATAAGGTGGTGGCAAGGGAAAAGGAATTAGCAGCTAGGGGGGAGAAGATGGATGAGGATATAAACCAGTTGAACAATGCTGTCAACTACTACCGTGAAAGATTCGATCAGCTTTACAACAATTACTATGGAAGAGAAGGGCGTTCAGCATATGATCTATGCTAA
- the LOC105040732 gene encoding dihydrofolate synthetase isoform X1 — translation MRREKKPAGLISSQLSKPILDSYKTVSAAQKRIMTTLLSCYKPFRLNPICHPSPSFRSHSHHLHSPRGILEREDELEGHQDKVRVKRGMQCLARSIFPFCHLRNGTEVSRLIPRFLQSRLRSAMSEDPELGDFLDYMEKLKNYERSGVPIGAGTDSDDGFDLGRMRRLLQRLGNPHTQFKAVHIAGTKGKGSTATFLSNILREEGYLVGCYTSPHLLTIRERISFGRNGDPVPAEVLKNVFHQVKGILDQSIELENGALTHFEVFTALAFFLFSQAKVDIAIIEAGLGGARDATNVICNTELSAAVITSIGEEHLAALGGSLESIAMAKSGIIKHGCPVVIGGPFEPHIEHIIRDRASLMKSPVISSCDPGIRSVLKFSGRVNGNSYQICDIFIKVQKDLQLSIDLPNLKLLMLGNHQLRNAVTATCTALCLHGQEWAISDESIRAGLERTQLLGRSQFLTQDEASAIGLSGTSILIDGAHTEASAKGLADVIRMMHPEGAVALVVAMASDKDHLAFAKQLLSGPRPEVVLLTEVTIAGGKSRIASASTLKDVWIRAALDLGIDFMDSGLIDHGKTLEDHKSESRGSSDHSPAMLVVCHIGSVGDSIKAASQLLQSRIDDKPSVVVATGSLHVVSSVLAAVHH, via the exons ATGAGGAGGGAAAAAAAGCCGGCCGGTCTAATCTCATCCCAGTTGTCTAAACCCATTCTTGATTCTTACAAAACGGTATCCGCTGCTCAGAAACGCATCATGACCACTCTCCTCAGTTGTTATAAGCCTTTCCGCTTAAATCCCATCTGTCACCCTTCTCCATCCTTCCGGTCTCACTCTCACCACCTCCACTCGCCCCGTGGAATTTTGGAAAGAGAAGACGAACTAGAAGGCCATCAAGATAAAGTCAGAG TGAAAAGAGGGATGCAATGCCTTGCCAGATCGATATTCCCGTTTTGCCATCTGAGGAATGGGACTGAGGTTTCAAGATTGATCCCAAGATTCTTGCAATCGAGGTTGCGGTCAGCCATGTCGGAGGATCCGGAGCTTGGCGATTTCTTGGATTACATGGAGAAGCTCAAGAATTATGAGCGATCGGGTGTGCCTATAGGAGCTGGAACGGACAGTGATGATGGTTTTGATCTTGGGAGGATGCGGCGGCTGCTGCAACGACTTGGAAATCCGCACACCCAATTTAAG GCTGTTCATATTGCTGGCACCAAGGGAAAAGGATCAACTGCAACATTTCTGTCCAATATCTTGCGAGAAGAAGGCTACCTGGTTGGCTGTTATACTAG CCCACATCTCCTGACGATTCGAGAACGCATATCATTTGGAAGAAATGGAGATCCTGTTCCAGCTGAGGTATTGAAGAATGTCTTCCATCAGGTGAAGGGAATTCTTGATCAGTCAATAGAACTGGAAAATGGAGCTCTGACccattttgag GTGTTCACTGCTCTGGCATTTTTCCTATTCTCTCAAGCAAAGGTTGACATCGCTATTATTGAA GCAGGCCTTGGGGGAGCTAGGGATGCAACAAATGTCATATGCAACACTGAACTTTCTGCAGCAGTTATAACATCAATAGGTGAGGAACACTTGGCCGCATTGGGCGGTTCCTTGGAAAGCATTGCGATGGCAAAATCAGGAATTATCAAGCATGGGTGCCCA GTGGTCATTGGTGGCCCGTTTGAACCACATATTGAACATATTATTCGGGATAGAGCTTCTTTGATGAAGTCCCCAGTTATATCATCATGTGATCCAGGAATCCGGAGTGTTTTAAAGTTCTCTGGAAGAGTAAATGGAAACTCTTATCAAATTTGTGATATATTCATCAAAGTTCAGAAAGATTTGCAATTG TCTATTGACTTACCTAATTTAAAACTCCTAATGCTTGGAAATCACCAACTTCGAAATGCAGTTACAGCCACTTGTACAGCACTCTGCCTCCATGGTCAAG AGTGGGCAATATCAGATGAGTCTATTCGAGCTGGTTTAGAGCGAACACAATTGCTTGGGAGAAGCCAGTTTCTAACACAGGATGAAGCTTCAGCAATTGGGCTCTCTGGAACATCCATACTCATTGATGGAG CCCATACTGAAGCATCTGCTAAAGGGTTAGCAGATGTCATACGGATGATGCATCCAGAAGGGGCAGTGGCTCTCGTGGTGGCAATGGCTAGCGATAAAGATCATTTGGCATTTGCAAAACAACTTCTTTCAG GTCCAAGGCCAGAGGTTGTGCTGTTGACTGAGGTGACCATTGCAGGGGGGAAATCTCGCATTGCTTCAGCTTCAACGTTAAAGGATGTCTGGATTAGAGCTGCattagatttaggaattgattTCATGGATAGCGGGTTGATTGACCATGGGAAGACTCTTGAGGATCATAAAAGTGAATCACGAGGATCATCAGATCACAGCCCAGCAATGTTGGTTGTGTGCCATATTGGATCTGTAGGTGATTCAATTAAGGCTGCATCTCAGCTGCTCCAGTCCAGGATAGATGATAAGCCCAGTGTTGTTGTTGCTACTGGTTCCCTGCATGTTGTTTCATCCGTCTTAGCAGCTGTGCACCACTAG
- the LOC105040732 gene encoding dihydrofolate synthetase isoform X2 — MSEDPELGDFLDYMEKLKNYERSGVPIGAGTDSDDGFDLGRMRRLLQRLGNPHTQFKAVHIAGTKGKGSTATFLSNILREEGYLVGCYTSPHLLTIRERISFGRNGDPVPAEVLKNVFHQVKGILDQSIELENGALTHFEVFTALAFFLFSQAKVDIAIIEAGLGGARDATNVICNTELSAAVITSIGEEHLAALGGSLESIAMAKSGIIKHGCPVVIGGPFEPHIEHIIRDRASLMKSPVISSCDPGIRSVLKFSGRVNGNSYQICDIFIKVQKDLQLSIDLPNLKLLMLGNHQLRNAVTATCTALCLHGQEWAISDESIRAGLERTQLLGRSQFLTQDEASAIGLSGTSILIDGAHTEASAKGLADVIRMMHPEGAVALVVAMASDKDHLAFAKQLLSGPRPEVVLLTEVTIAGGKSRIASASTLKDVWIRAALDLGIDFMDSGLIDHGKTLEDHKSESRGSSDHSPAMLVVCHIGSVGDSIKAASQLLQSRIDDKPSVVVATGSLHVVSSVLAAVHH; from the exons ATGTCGGAGGATCCGGAGCTTGGCGATTTCTTGGATTACATGGAGAAGCTCAAGAATTATGAGCGATCGGGTGTGCCTATAGGAGCTGGAACGGACAGTGATGATGGTTTTGATCTTGGGAGGATGCGGCGGCTGCTGCAACGACTTGGAAATCCGCACACCCAATTTAAG GCTGTTCATATTGCTGGCACCAAGGGAAAAGGATCAACTGCAACATTTCTGTCCAATATCTTGCGAGAAGAAGGCTACCTGGTTGGCTGTTATACTAG CCCACATCTCCTGACGATTCGAGAACGCATATCATTTGGAAGAAATGGAGATCCTGTTCCAGCTGAGGTATTGAAGAATGTCTTCCATCAGGTGAAGGGAATTCTTGATCAGTCAATAGAACTGGAAAATGGAGCTCTGACccattttgag GTGTTCACTGCTCTGGCATTTTTCCTATTCTCTCAAGCAAAGGTTGACATCGCTATTATTGAA GCAGGCCTTGGGGGAGCTAGGGATGCAACAAATGTCATATGCAACACTGAACTTTCTGCAGCAGTTATAACATCAATAGGTGAGGAACACTTGGCCGCATTGGGCGGTTCCTTGGAAAGCATTGCGATGGCAAAATCAGGAATTATCAAGCATGGGTGCCCA GTGGTCATTGGTGGCCCGTTTGAACCACATATTGAACATATTATTCGGGATAGAGCTTCTTTGATGAAGTCCCCAGTTATATCATCATGTGATCCAGGAATCCGGAGTGTTTTAAAGTTCTCTGGAAGAGTAAATGGAAACTCTTATCAAATTTGTGATATATTCATCAAAGTTCAGAAAGATTTGCAATTG TCTATTGACTTACCTAATTTAAAACTCCTAATGCTTGGAAATCACCAACTTCGAAATGCAGTTACAGCCACTTGTACAGCACTCTGCCTCCATGGTCAAG AGTGGGCAATATCAGATGAGTCTATTCGAGCTGGTTTAGAGCGAACACAATTGCTTGGGAGAAGCCAGTTTCTAACACAGGATGAAGCTTCAGCAATTGGGCTCTCTGGAACATCCATACTCATTGATGGAG CCCATACTGAAGCATCTGCTAAAGGGTTAGCAGATGTCATACGGATGATGCATCCAGAAGGGGCAGTGGCTCTCGTGGTGGCAATGGCTAGCGATAAAGATCATTTGGCATTTGCAAAACAACTTCTTTCAG GTCCAAGGCCAGAGGTTGTGCTGTTGACTGAGGTGACCATTGCAGGGGGGAAATCTCGCATTGCTTCAGCTTCAACGTTAAAGGATGTCTGGATTAGAGCTGCattagatttaggaattgattTCATGGATAGCGGGTTGATTGACCATGGGAAGACTCTTGAGGATCATAAAAGTGAATCACGAGGATCATCAGATCACAGCCCAGCAATGTTGGTTGTGTGCCATATTGGATCTGTAGGTGATTCAATTAAGGCTGCATCTCAGCTGCTCCAGTCCAGGATAGATGATAAGCCCAGTGTTGTTGTTGCTACTGGTTCCCTGCATGTTGTTTCATCCGTCTTAGCAGCTGTGCACCACTAG